A portion of the Bifidobacterium bifidum ATCC 29521 = JCM 1255 = DSM 20456 genome contains these proteins:
- a CDS encoding metallophosphoesterase family protein, with the protein MTDFNQIAAPASASGPDDERPVSISARLGRLQFHRSGKFRVLQLADIQDGPKVSKDTIRLIEASLDAARPDVVIFTGNQIAGYDDAYCDTFRKRQWEPARRGKIERTRAKVRAGISAFLQPLIDRGIPFAVTYGNHDAQCGLSPAELDALYREFPGCINPPCNMDDSAANPGFLVRSVPSSGLPDQPVAACEPGTFAMPVLDQDRQRAVLGLVVLNSGDYAREGGYGRPSDAALRFVHDVPRWLGVRSLVFQHMPLPQFYDVLKAMPANADNAIQGYRKYDAQYYVLDDDRTLPGGYLGEGVSCPDEDCGEFAALRDTDGYIGVVVGHDHRNGFVGSLNGMMLVATPTCGFGSYGPAAANRAARLFEFDIRHPYSPRTQLLTFGELVGKPSSNKAYTYAVEGQSNAADGVNLLRKPGLLAGVAAALKKI; encoded by the coding sequence ATGACGGATTTCAACCAGATTGCAGCGCCGGCATCCGCTAGCGGCCCCGATGACGAGCGCCCGGTGTCCATCTCGGCGCGTCTGGGACGTCTCCAGTTCCACCGTTCCGGCAAGTTCCGCGTGTTGCAGCTGGCGGACATACAGGATGGTCCGAAGGTCTCCAAAGACACCATCCGGCTGATCGAGGCGTCGCTGGACGCCGCGCGCCCCGACGTCGTCATATTCACCGGCAACCAGATCGCCGGATACGACGACGCGTACTGCGACACGTTCCGCAAGCGGCAGTGGGAGCCGGCGCGGCGCGGCAAGATCGAGCGCACGCGGGCCAAGGTGCGTGCCGGCATCAGTGCGTTCCTGCAGCCGCTGATCGACCGCGGCATACCATTCGCCGTCACCTACGGCAACCATGATGCGCAGTGCGGGCTGAGCCCGGCCGAGCTGGACGCGCTGTACCGTGAGTTCCCGGGGTGCATCAACCCGCCGTGCAATATGGACGATTCCGCCGCGAATCCCGGCTTCCTGGTGCGTTCGGTGCCGTCATCCGGTTTGCCGGATCAGCCAGTGGCCGCATGCGAGCCCGGCACGTTCGCAATGCCTGTCCTGGATCAGGATCGCCAACGTGCCGTGCTGGGTCTGGTGGTGCTCAATTCCGGCGATTACGCACGGGAGGGCGGCTATGGCCGGCCGAGCGACGCCGCGCTGCGTTTCGTGCACGACGTGCCGCGGTGGCTCGGCGTCCGCTCCCTGGTGTTCCAGCATATGCCGTTGCCGCAGTTTTATGACGTGCTGAAGGCCATGCCGGCGAACGCCGATAACGCCATACAGGGGTATCGCAAGTACGATGCGCAGTATTACGTGCTCGATGATGACCGGACGCTCCCGGGCGGCTATCTGGGCGAAGGCGTGAGCTGTCCTGACGAGGATTGCGGCGAGTTCGCCGCACTGCGCGACACGGACGGATATATAGGAGTGGTTGTGGGCCATGACCATCGCAACGGTTTCGTCGGCTCGCTCAACGGGATGATGCTGGTGGCGACGCCGACCTGCGGATTCGGCTCGTACGGACCGGCCGCGGCGAATCGTGCGGCAAGACTGTTCGAGTTCGACATCCGCCACCCGTACAGCCCGCGGACGCAGCTGCTGACATTCGGCGAGCTGGTCGGAAAACCGAGCTCCAACAAGGCGTACACCTATGCGGTCGAAGGGCAGTCGAACGCCGCCGATGGCGTCAATCTGCTGAGGAAACCCGGCCTGCTCGCCGGGGTCGCCGCCGCATTGAAGAAGATCTGA
- a CDS encoding IclR family transcriptional regulator encodes MAADAIEYTISGEIHSGVGVLDKTVKILDALESGPATLGQLVSATGLARPTAHRLAIALERHRFVLRDQHGRFVLGSRFAELAAAAGEDRLLTAAGPILQTLLDRTGESAQIYRRQGDQRVCIAAVERASGLRDSIPVGAMLSMEAGSAAQILLAWEDSERLHQGLRHAKFTAAKLAAVRKRGWSESVNEREEGVCSISAPIRNASGQVIAAISISGPSGRMGNSPGRRYAPLVMAAGKYLTDALLKASSVR; translated from the coding sequence ATGGCAGCGGACGCCATCGAGTACACCATCAGCGGAGAGATCCATTCCGGCGTCGGTGTACTCGACAAAACCGTGAAGATTTTGGACGCGCTGGAATCCGGTCCCGCGACTCTCGGACAGCTGGTGTCGGCCACCGGCCTGGCGCGACCGACCGCCCACCGTCTGGCTATCGCGTTGGAGCGCCACCGCTTCGTGCTGCGCGATCAGCACGGACGATTCGTGCTTGGCTCGCGTTTCGCCGAGCTTGCCGCCGCAGCGGGCGAGGATCGTCTGCTGACCGCGGCGGGGCCGATTCTGCAGACACTGCTTGACCGGACCGGCGAATCCGCGCAAATCTACCGCCGTCAGGGCGATCAGCGCGTGTGCATCGCCGCGGTGGAACGCGCCAGCGGCCTGCGCGATTCGATTCCCGTGGGCGCGATGCTGTCGATGGAGGCCGGGTCGGCCGCGCAGATTCTGCTCGCCTGGGAAGATTCCGAACGGCTGCATCAGGGGCTGAGGCACGCCAAGTTCACCGCCGCGAAGCTCGCCGCCGTGCGCAAGCGCGGTTGGTCCGAATCGGTGAACGAGCGCGAAGAGGGCGTCTGCTCCATCTCCGCGCCGATCCGCAACGCCTCCGGTCAGGTCATCGCCGCGATTTCCATTTCCGGCCCGTCAGGCCGTATGGGCAACTCGCCCGGGCGCCGTTACGCCCCGCTGGTCATGGCCGCCGGCAAATACCTGACCGACGCCCTGCTCAAGGCCAGCTCCGTTCGCTGA
- the leuC gene encoding 3-isopropylmalate dehydratase large subunit yields the protein MGTTLAEKVWADHLVRQGSDGAPDLLYIDLMLMHEVTSPQAFEGLRLAGRKPRHVDQLIATEDHNTPTVDIDRPNPDKTSALQLSTLEKNCKEFGVRLHPLGDADQGIVHAFAPILGLTQPGMTIVCGDSHTSTHGAFGALAFGIGTSEVEHVMATQTLSLKPFKTMAINVNGKLPADATAKDIILAIIAKIGTGGGQGYVIEYRGEAIRNLTMDERMTVCNMSIEAGARAGMIAPDETTFEYLKGRPHAPEGELWDQAVAYWKTLKTDDDAVFDKVVDIDATKLGPFVTWGTNPGQGLPITANVPEPDKIADATKRAAAERALTYMGLKPGMPIKDIAVDTVFIGSCTNGRIDDLRQAASIMKGHHKAENIHRVLVVPASSRVRLQAEKEGLDKVFEDFGAEWRNAGCSMCLGMNPDKLVPGERSISTSNRNFEGRQGKGSRTHLASPAVAAATAIRGTISSPADL from the coding sequence ATGGGAACCACATTGGCCGAGAAAGTCTGGGCCGACCATCTGGTGCGGCAGGGGAGCGACGGCGCACCCGATTTGCTGTACATCGACCTGATGCTCATGCATGAAGTAACGAGCCCGCAGGCGTTTGAGGGTCTACGCCTAGCCGGGCGCAAGCCGCGTCACGTCGATCAGCTGATCGCCACAGAGGATCACAACACGCCGACGGTCGACATCGACCGCCCGAACCCGGACAAGACATCCGCCCTGCAGCTGAGCACGCTGGAAAAGAACTGCAAGGAGTTCGGCGTGCGGCTGCACCCGCTGGGCGACGCCGATCAGGGCATCGTCCACGCGTTCGCCCCGATTCTGGGCCTGACCCAGCCGGGCATGACCATCGTGTGCGGCGACTCCCACACGTCCACGCACGGCGCGTTCGGCGCGCTCGCGTTCGGCATCGGCACCTCCGAGGTCGAGCACGTGATGGCGACGCAGACGCTGAGCCTCAAGCCGTTCAAGACGATGGCGATCAACGTGAACGGCAAGCTGCCGGCGGACGCCACCGCCAAGGACATTATTCTGGCGATCATCGCGAAGATCGGCACCGGCGGCGGTCAGGGCTACGTCATCGAATACCGCGGCGAGGCGATCCGCAACCTCACGATGGACGAACGCATGACCGTGTGCAACATGTCCATCGAGGCGGGCGCCCGCGCCGGCATGATCGCGCCGGACGAGACCACGTTCGAATACCTCAAGGGCCGTCCGCACGCGCCCGAAGGCGAGCTGTGGGATCAGGCCGTCGCCTACTGGAAGACGCTCAAGACCGATGACGACGCCGTGTTCGACAAGGTCGTGGACATCGACGCGACCAAGCTCGGCCCCTTCGTGACGTGGGGAACCAACCCCGGCCAGGGCCTGCCAATCACCGCGAACGTGCCGGAGCCCGACAAGATCGCCGACGCCACCAAGCGCGCCGCCGCCGAGCGGGCGCTGACCTACATGGGACTCAAGCCCGGCATGCCGATCAAGGACATCGCCGTGGACACCGTGTTCATCGGCTCGTGCACCAACGGCCGCATCGACGACCTGCGCCAGGCCGCCTCGATCATGAAGGGACACCACAAGGCCGAGAACATCCACCGCGTGCTCGTCGTGCCCGCGTCCTCGCGCGTGCGCCTGCAAGCGGAGAAGGAAGGACTCGACAAGGTGTTCGAGGACTTCGGCGCCGAATGGCGCAACGCCGGCTGCTCGATGTGCCTGGGCATGAACCCGGACAAGCTGGTGCCGGGTGAGCGCTCCATCTCCACATCGAACCGCAACTTCGAAGGACGCCAGGGCAAGGGCTCGCGCACGCATCTCGCGTCGCCCGCCGTTGCCGCCGCGACCGCCATTCGCGGCACGATCTCGTCGCCCGCCGACCTGTAA
- the leuD gene encoding 3-isopropylmalate dehydratase small subunit, with product MEKLTTLTGVGVPLRRSNVDTDQIIPAVFLKRVTKSGFDDALFYAWRRDPNFVLNQPEYAGKGQILVAGPEFGIGSSREHAVWALHDYGFRVVIAPSFADIFYGNTAKNGVLAAIMPQESVELLWKLLDEEPGRQMTVDLEQRTVTCGDVTLPFEVGDYVRWRLMNGYDDIDLTLQHEDDIAAYEKMRAEKFPFKPKTIPAKHWAEEPIQSAREPEESDWAGPLSDRGII from the coding sequence ATGGAAAAACTCACCACATTGACCGGCGTGGGCGTGCCGCTGCGCCGCTCCAACGTCGACACCGACCAGATCATCCCCGCGGTGTTCCTGAAGCGCGTGACCAAGTCCGGTTTCGATGACGCGCTGTTCTACGCCTGGCGCCGCGACCCGAATTTCGTGCTGAACCAGCCGGAATATGCCGGCAAGGGGCAGATTCTCGTGGCCGGCCCCGAATTCGGCATCGGCTCATCGCGCGAGCACGCGGTGTGGGCGCTGCACGATTACGGTTTCCGCGTGGTGATCGCGCCGAGCTTCGCCGACATTTTCTACGGCAACACCGCCAAGAACGGCGTGCTGGCGGCCATCATGCCGCAGGAGTCCGTCGAACTCCTGTGGAAGCTGCTGGACGAGGAGCCCGGTCGTCAGATGACCGTAGACCTTGAGCAGCGCACCGTCACCTGCGGCGACGTGACGTTGCCGTTCGAGGTCGGCGATTACGTGCGCTGGCGCCTGATGAACGGCTACGACGACATCGACCTGACGTTGCAGCATGAGGACGACATCGCCGCCTACGAGAAGATGCGCGCCGAGAAGTTCCCGTTCAAGCCCAAGACCATCCCCGCCAAGCATTGGGCCGAGGAACCCATCCAGTCCGCCCGCGAGCCCGAAGAGAGCGACTGGGCGGGCCCGCTGAGCGACCGCGGCATCATCTGA
- a CDS encoding DEAD/DEAH box helicase, with translation MDWHASVYGSRSGGGQYRDFSDGDADDDGITYGARGSYADMADDTAGAAPLTPFVDDAELRRLGGNAVYFRAKDVLKSGRMHDMAVSFNVPDSPRTSGTMLTGARANVRLTALVKGADRYADDYRVSAAIDTDAGKVGQSSCTCPAYGRFRGVCKHVIALVMAYNEHPDDFAAADDGNGSTNGIGRGAAGLVPRQPAVRTTRALDLFMRQQDDERTRRSQSRQLDLLKEIGGLADSGGVAGAAQTARFMPIASVSLRLSLSFSLNSCVAKFRIEVPSRGISYVVKDIASLLQSVKNREFVAYGKKLAFVHSRDAFDERSRNLLDVLSRAQDIRAVINNDNSAYSYYYRRQSDDATLTLSDGEVAELLDTYVGTEDTVEYTAPARFYAPTMRVSVVDGNPDLGLAVERGDDPEASNGSTAAAGYVIRHAQRVERFIEGQRSHYVIVRPFSQAESGAGVGSGGRALLSVDRATIYRCDADFAQKRALLSLLCGENDREAMYLSESDVDRFVRTVLPQLVSRQENEAGRSVNAIGASAGPNAEDGSAASSVFDRLVPPAGRETGVPAHGGLIIDVPPELLAKMRVPCRLAFYLDRDRAGVTCDAQAHYGDKHYHVFDGVGVDASMRDKEMERLAVEAMLHYFPRPSGAVAAIPESDDEAIYRLLTEGLAVLRGLGDVMATPAFDGLTAMPRPTISIGLSVKSGLVEISPIADEIDPDDVPGLLASYRRRRRFHRLRNGSFVDMRNVDMSDVDEIADDLGLRAADLESGSITVPAYEAYYLDHQVDDDAKDASFTAYLDGLRVIDPSTYRVPAALASVLRPYQVEGFRWLNAVCDKGFGGILADEMGLGKSVQLLSLLLARHKESRAEHRPNLIVCPASLVYNWVAEVAKHTPELRVEAIAGTKPERRAMLDGVRAAQQDTGVSPTRESARPASAAAASDDVPDVLVTSYDLLRRDIDDYAGLEFYCMTLDEAQYIKNAATKVSKAVRSVTAVHRFALTGTPIENRLSELWSIFDFLMPGMLGSYAHFRERFEMPVLSGDETAQKKLQSFVGPFILRRLKSQVLKDLPDKIENVITVQLQGEQRKLYAALEQQLRSVILSQRPADFNTGKIQILAQLTRLRQVCCDPRLIYENADGHASALSAGVQSAAKDPQQSVKQPVKQSKARKTVSSAKLDAIIELVDSCRDAGRKMLIFSQFTSYLDLIAQRLRADGVEYDMITGATPKKRRLELVDRFNADATPVFLISLKAGNTGLNLTGACVVVHADPWWNAAAQDQATDRAHRIGQTQDVNVYQIVAKDTIEERILNLQRSKTDLAQRFVDSASSATGRSMAALTKDDLLALLG, from the coding sequence ATGGATTGGCATGCGTCCGTGTATGGTTCCCGCTCCGGCGGTGGCCAGTACCGCGACTTCTCCGACGGTGATGCCGACGATGACGGCATCACGTACGGCGCTCGCGGCTCGTACGCCGACATGGCAGACGACACTGCCGGTGCCGCGCCGCTGACGCCCTTCGTCGACGACGCCGAACTGCGCCGGCTCGGCGGCAACGCCGTGTATTTTCGTGCGAAGGACGTGCTGAAATCCGGGCGTATGCACGACATGGCCGTATCGTTCAACGTGCCGGATTCGCCACGTACCTCGGGCACCATGCTGACGGGCGCGCGGGCCAACGTACGCCTGACAGCGCTGGTCAAAGGCGCCGACCGGTACGCGGACGATTACCGCGTCTCCGCCGCGATCGACACCGACGCGGGCAAGGTCGGCCAGTCATCGTGCACATGCCCCGCATACGGCCGGTTCCGGGGCGTGTGCAAGCATGTCATCGCGCTGGTCATGGCGTACAACGAACATCCGGATGACTTCGCCGCGGCCGACGACGGTAACGGCTCCACGAACGGTATCGGTCGCGGAGCCGCAGGCTTGGTTCCCCGGCAACCTGCCGTGCGCACGACCCGCGCGCTTGACCTGTTCATGCGGCAGCAGGACGACGAGCGCACCCGCAGATCGCAGAGCCGGCAGCTCGACCTGTTGAAGGAAATCGGCGGACTGGCTGATTCCGGAGGTGTCGCCGGCGCAGCCCAGACGGCGCGGTTCATGCCCATCGCCAGCGTGTCGCTGCGGCTCTCCTTGAGTTTCTCGCTGAACAGCTGCGTGGCGAAATTCCGCATCGAAGTGCCGTCGCGCGGCATCTCCTATGTGGTCAAGGACATCGCCTCGCTGCTGCAATCCGTGAAAAACCGCGAGTTCGTCGCATACGGCAAGAAGCTCGCGTTCGTGCACTCGCGCGACGCCTTTGACGAGCGCTCGCGGAACCTGCTCGACGTGCTCTCCCGCGCGCAGGACATCCGCGCCGTCATCAACAACGACAACAGCGCATACTCCTACTATTACCGGCGTCAGTCGGATGACGCGACGCTGACGTTGTCGGACGGTGAGGTCGCCGAACTGCTCGATACGTACGTCGGCACCGAAGACACGGTGGAATACACGGCTCCGGCACGGTTCTACGCGCCGACGATGCGCGTATCAGTCGTGGACGGCAATCCCGATCTCGGCCTTGCGGTGGAACGCGGCGACGATCCCGAGGCCTCGAACGGCAGTACGGCGGCGGCCGGTTACGTGATACGGCATGCGCAGCGCGTGGAACGATTCATTGAAGGACAGCGCTCGCATTACGTGATCGTGCGGCCGTTTTCCCAAGCCGAATCGGGCGCGGGCGTGGGGTCGGGCGGTCGAGCGCTGCTGAGCGTCGATCGTGCGACGATATACCGGTGCGATGCCGATTTTGCGCAGAAACGGGCACTGCTGAGCCTGCTGTGCGGTGAAAACGATCGCGAGGCGATGTATCTGAGCGAAAGTGATGTGGATCGTTTCGTGCGCACGGTACTGCCGCAACTGGTCTCCCGCCAGGAGAACGAGGCCGGGCGGTCGGTCAACGCCATTGGCGCATCCGCCGGTCCGAACGCGGAGGACGGTTCCGCCGCGTCATCGGTCTTTGACCGGCTCGTGCCGCCAGCTGGACGTGAAACCGGAGTTCCGGCGCACGGTGGCTTGATCATCGACGTGCCGCCCGAGCTGCTGGCGAAAATGCGCGTGCCCTGCAGGCTCGCGTTTTACCTCGACCGCGACCGCGCCGGGGTGACGTGCGACGCGCAGGCTCATTATGGTGACAAGCATTACCACGTGTTCGACGGCGTCGGCGTCGACGCGTCCATGCGCGACAAGGAGATGGAGCGACTCGCAGTCGAGGCGATGCTCCACTATTTCCCGCGCCCGTCCGGTGCCGTGGCCGCCATCCCCGAGTCCGATGACGAGGCGATATACCGTCTGCTGACCGAAGGATTGGCGGTGTTGCGCGGTTTGGGCGACGTGATGGCGACGCCCGCGTTCGACGGCCTGACCGCCATGCCGCGCCCGACGATCTCCATAGGCCTTTCGGTGAAATCCGGGCTCGTGGAGATATCGCCGATCGCCGACGAAATCGACCCGGACGACGTGCCGGGCCTGCTGGCGAGCTACCGTCGGCGCCGCAGATTCCACCGGCTGCGCAACGGCTCCTTCGTCGACATGCGCAACGTGGATATGTCCGACGTCGACGAGATCGCGGATGACCTGGGACTGCGGGCCGCCGATCTGGAATCCGGCTCGATCACGGTGCCCGCCTATGAGGCGTACTATCTGGACCATCAGGTCGACGACGACGCGAAGGACGCAAGCTTCACCGCATACCTGGACGGCCTGCGCGTGATCGATCCGTCCACGTACCGCGTTCCCGCTGCGCTGGCCTCCGTGCTGAGGCCGTATCAGGTCGAGGGGTTCCGCTGGCTCAATGCCGTGTGCGACAAGGGATTCGGGGGTATCCTCGCCGACGAGATGGGTTTGGGCAAGAGCGTGCAGCTGCTGTCGCTGCTGCTTGCGCGGCATAAGGAGTCCCGGGCCGAGCACCGTCCGAATCTGATCGTCTGCCCGGCCTCGCTGGTGTACAACTGGGTAGCCGAGGTGGCGAAGCACACTCCCGAGCTGCGCGTGGAGGCCATCGCCGGCACCAAACCGGAACGTCGCGCGATGCTTGACGGCGTGCGCGCCGCACAGCAGGACACCGGTGTGTCTCCGACGCGGGAATCCGCAAGGCCGGCATCGGCCGCGGCCGCGTCCGACGACGTTCCCGACGTGCTCGTCACCTCGTATGACCTGCTGCGGCGCGACATCGACGACTATGCGGGACTTGAGTTCTACTGCATGACGCTCGACGAGGCACAGTACATCAAGAACGCCGCTACCAAGGTGTCGAAAGCCGTGCGCTCCGTCACCGCAGTGCATCGTTTCGCCCTGACCGGCACTCCGATCGAGAATCGGCTGAGCGAGCTGTGGAGCATCTTCGATTTCCTGATGCCCGGCATGCTCGGCTCGTACGCGCATTTCCGCGAACGGTTCGAGATGCCGGTGCTGAGCGGCGACGAGACCGCACAGAAGAAACTGCAATCGTTCGTGGGGCCGTTCATTCTGCGCCGTCTTAAGTCGCAGGTGCTCAAGGATCTGCCCGACAAGATCGAGAACGTCATCACAGTGCAGCTGCAGGGGGAGCAGCGCAAGCTGTATGCGGCACTGGAGCAGCAGCTGCGCTCGGTCATCCTGAGCCAGCGTCCGGCCGATTTCAACACCGGCAAAATCCAGATTCTGGCGCAGCTGACCCGACTGCGGCAAGTATGCTGCGACCCGCGGCTGATATACGAGAACGCCGACGGGCATGCCAGTGCCTTGAGCGCAGGGGTGCAATCCGCCGCGAAAGACCCACAGCAGTCCGTGAAACAGCCTGTGAAACAGTCGAAGGCGCGCAAGACCGTAAGCTCCGCGAAACTGGACGCCATCATCGAACTGGTGGACTCCTGCCGTGATGCCGGCCGCAAGATGCTGATCTTCTCGCAGTTCACCAGCTACCTCGACCTGATCGCGCAACGGTTGCGGGCCGACGGCGTGGAATACGACATGATCACCGGAGCGACGCCGAAGAAACGCCGTCTGGAGCTGGTGGACCGGTTCAACGCCGACGCGACGCCGGTGTTCCTGATCTCGCTCAAGGCGGGAAACACGGGCCTGAACCTGACCGGCGCATGCGTGGTCGTGCACGCCGATCCGTGGTGGAACGCGGCCGCGCAGGATCAGGCCACCGATCGCGCCCACCGCATAGGCCAGACACAGGACGTCAACGTGTATCAGATCGTGGCGAAGGACACGATCGAGGAGCGCATCCTCAACCTCCAGCGCAGCAAGACAGACCTCGCGCAACGGTTCGTGGATTCCGCGTCCTCCGCCACCGGACGGTCGATGGCCGCGCTCACCAAGGACGACCTGCTCGCCCTGCTGGGCTGA
- a CDS encoding CPBP family intramembrane glutamic endopeptidase, whose product MRQPIQSYPPYPSQLYPPYPPYPPYSSAQRPVAPPIPVAQPVPIDPVKARRRWLRGTVTRHAGLIFAYQGVFMGVNVLASFVIGIILGLSGAAGRGTLTAESLSAALVQLTGVIMLLTVLGGMGFILPMRRRMIFRRDFWLGEPGHARMKPSWLLTFIILVMAIQTAIVLIQLGFSMFGTTLQSPTSDNISEASTNIWMWLYVGLAAPVAEELVFRGVLMRGLKPLGRNFAIVTSALMFGLFHDDVVQGLFAFGCGLLFGFVAMEYSLVWSIVLHVFNNAVLGGVLPWLAGLFGDAGDTAYTLGLLGVSIIGLIVVLVKYGGGLRAYRRVNRSAPGTYWGWTSPAFLIFVIVNVTITILSFVTAMMGV is encoded by the coding sequence ATGCGCCAGCCGATCCAGTCGTATCCGCCATATCCGTCACAGCTGTACCCTCCATACCCTCCGTATCCTCCATATTCCTCGGCGCAACGACCCGTCGCGCCGCCCATCCCTGTCGCCCAGCCCGTCCCGATCGACCCGGTCAAGGCCCGCCGCCGCTGGCTGCGAGGCACCGTCACCCGCCACGCGGGCCTGATATTCGCCTACCAGGGCGTGTTCATGGGCGTGAACGTACTGGCCTCGTTCGTCATCGGCATCATACTGGGCCTGAGCGGAGCCGCGGGGCGAGGAACGCTGACGGCCGAGTCGCTCAGCGCCGCCCTCGTGCAGCTGACCGGCGTGATCATGCTGCTCACGGTGCTCGGCGGCATGGGCTTCATACTGCCGATGCGCCGCAGGATGATATTCCGTCGCGACTTCTGGCTCGGCGAGCCCGGCCATGCGCGTATGAAACCATCGTGGCTGCTGACGTTCATCATCCTGGTCATGGCGATCCAGACGGCGATCGTCCTGATCCAGCTCGGCTTCTCGATGTTCGGCACTACGTTGCAATCGCCCACATCCGACAACATCAGCGAGGCCTCGACCAACATTTGGATGTGGCTGTATGTCGGCCTTGCCGCGCCGGTCGCCGAGGAGCTGGTGTTCCGTGGCGTGCTGATGCGCGGCCTGAAGCCGCTCGGCCGGAATTTCGCCATCGTGACCAGCGCGCTGATGTTCGGCCTGTTCCATGACGATGTGGTGCAGGGCCTGTTCGCGTTCGGCTGCGGTTTGCTGTTCGGGTTCGTGGCGATGGAGTATTCGCTGGTGTGGTCGATTGTGCTGCACGTGTTCAACAACGCCGTGCTCGGAGGCGTGCTGCCGTGGCTGGCGGGCCTGTTCGGCGACGCGGGGGACACGGCGTATACGCTGGGACTTTTGGGTGTTTCGATCATCGGCCTGATCGTCGTGCTGGTGAAATACGGCGGGGGATTGCGCGCCTATCGGCGGGTGAACCGCAGTGCGCCGGGAACGTATTGGGGGTGGACGTCGCCTGCGTTCCTAATTTTCGTGATCGTGAATGTGACGATCACGATACTGTCGTTCGTCACCGCGATGATGGGCGTCTGA
- a CDS encoding beta/alpha barrel domain-containing protein, whose product MSDFEPFYNVDLSYEDNYARGPFGEFAAALRGDVPACEAASPAKSSFLGIPVDLPFGIPAGPLLNERFTTAAFRMGFDIATYKTVRSRAWGCNPFPNVLAVHPTSADGSLTPGSAELDEGVLADTDYRLPISISNSFGVPSRDPDEWQPDMRRAIAAAGPGQVLLPSFQGSRVEGMSGDDYIADHVATARLVCETGADLMEMNTSCPNEGHNRLLCHDPHLVGRITEAVKGEIGDRPLIVKLAYIPPTEVEGGWGPDRRVIDDAALELMVRQTAARGTVQAFSTINTISARLVDANGGQALPGKGRDRSGVCGSAIRGAGLDMVSRLAAIRERLGLDYAIIGVGGVVAPEDYRAYRAAGADAVMSATGAMWDAELARKIKADD is encoded by the coding sequence ATGAGTGATTTCGAGCCGTTTTACAACGTTGACTTAAGTTATGAGGATAATTATGCGCGCGGCCCGTTCGGCGAGTTCGCCGCGGCGCTGCGCGGTGATGTGCCGGCCTGCGAGGCCGCTTCGCCGGCGAAGTCGTCGTTCCTTGGCATCCCCGTTGACCTGCCGTTCGGCATTCCGGCCGGGCCGCTGCTCAACGAGCGGTTCACCACGGCCGCGTTCCGCATGGGGTTCGACATCGCCACGTACAAGACCGTGCGCTCGCGCGCGTGGGGGTGCAATCCGTTCCCGAACGTGTTGGCCGTGCACCCGACCAGTGCCGACGGCTCACTGACGCCGGGCAGCGCCGAACTGGATGAGGGCGTACTTGCGGACACGGACTATCGCCTGCCGATTTCCATTTCGAATTCGTTCGGTGTGCCGTCCCGCGACCCGGATGAGTGGCAGCCGGACATGCGCCGGGCCATCGCGGCGGCCGGCCCGGGGCAGGTGCTGCTGCCGAGCTTCCAGGGGTCGCGCGTGGAGGGCATGAGCGGCGACGACTATATCGCGGATCATGTCGCAACCGCACGATTGGTGTGCGAGACCGGCGCCGACCTCATGGAGATGAACACGAGCTGCCCGAACGAGGGTCATAATCGCCTGCTGTGCCATGACCCGCATCTGGTCGGCCGCATCACCGAGGCCGTCAAGGGCGAAATCGGCGACCGGCCTCTGATCGTCAAGCTGGCATATATCCCGCCGACCGAGGTCGAGGGTGGCTGGGGGCCGGATCGCCGCGTGATTGACGATGCCGCTCTGGAGCTCATGGTGCGTCAGACCGCCGCCCGCGGCACGGTGCAGGCGTTCAGCACGATCAATACGATTTCGGCCCGGCTCGTCGACGCGAACGGCGGGCAGGCGCTGCCCGGCAAGGGGCGCGACCGCAGCGGTGTGTGCGGCAGCGCGATTCGCGGGGCAGGCCTTGACATGGTGTCGCGTCTTGCGGCGATTCGCGAGCGGCTGGGGCTTGACTATGCGATCATCGGCGTGGGCGGTGTCGTGGCGCCAGAGGATTACCGGGCGTACCGCGCGGCCGGCGCCGATGCGGTGATGAGCGCTACCGGCGCGATGTGGGATGCCGAGCTGGCCCGCAAGATCAAGGCGGATGACTGA